In one Zobellia galactanivorans genomic region, the following are encoded:
- the nrfD gene encoding NrfD/PsrC family molybdoenzyme membrane anchor subunit, with product MASHYEAPIRKPLVVGDKGYHDVSVDISAPVEGRANKHWWIVFSIALVAFLWGVGCIIYTVSTGIGTWGLNKTVNWAWDITNFVWWVGIGHAGTLISAVLLLFRQKWRMAINRSAEAMTIFSVVQAGLFPIIHMGRPWLAYWVLPIPNQFGSLWVNFNSPLLWDVFAISTYLSVSLVFWWTGLLPDFAMIRDRAVLPFQKKIYSLLSFGWSGRAKDWQRFEEVSLVLAGLATPLVLSVHTIVSFDFATSVIPGWHTTIFPPYFVAGAIFSGFAMVNTLLIIMRKVCHLEAYITVQHIELMNIVIMITGSIVGCAYITELFMAWYSGVEYEQYAFLNRATGPYWWAYWSMMTCNVFSPQFMWFKKLRTSIMFSFFISIVVNIGMWFERFVIIVTSLHRDYLPSSWTMFSPTFVDIGIFVGTIGFFFVLFLLYARTFPVIAQAEVKSILKSSGQRYKDLRDAGKPLYQIKKMDASKIKEAVITDDVLMGEVVPQKDASESVSELLSTIGTFDATKETADDLKQIKGVGPQMEATLNEIGIFTFAQVARMTAKEYDLLDSITESFPGRAQRDDWAGQAKLLNNKKQ from the coding sequence ATGGCGTCGCATTACGAAGCACCTATTCGAAAGCCCTTAGTTGTCGGGGATAAAGGTTACCACGATGTTAGTGTGGACATCTCTGCCCCCGTAGAAGGAAGGGCCAATAAGCATTGGTGGATTGTGTTTTCCATTGCCTTGGTAGCATTCCTATGGGGTGTAGGTTGTATCATTTATACCGTATCAACAGGTATTGGAACTTGGGGATTGAACAAGACCGTTAACTGGGCTTGGGATATTACAAACTTTGTATGGTGGGTAGGTATCGGTCACGCCGGTACGTTGATATCCGCGGTACTTTTATTGTTCCGTCAAAAGTGGAGAATGGCCATTAACCGCTCTGCGGAGGCTATGACCATCTTCTCGGTGGTACAAGCGGGACTTTTCCCGATCATACATATGGGACGTCCTTGGTTGGCGTACTGGGTATTGCCTATTCCGAACCAATTCGGTTCGCTTTGGGTGAACTTTAACTCTCCCTTGCTTTGGGATGTGTTCGCGATCTCTACTTACCTTTCCGTATCCTTGGTTTTCTGGTGGACAGGTTTGCTTCCCGATTTCGCCATGATACGTGATAGGGCGGTACTTCCTTTTCAAAAGAAAATATACAGTCTATTGAGTTTCGGATGGAGTGGTCGTGCAAAAGACTGGCAACGTTTCGAAGAGGTGTCTTTGGTATTGGCCGGTTTGGCAACGCCACTTGTACTTTCCGTACACACCATCGTATCTTTTGACTTTGCTACTTCGGTAATTCCTGGATGGCATACAACGATTTTCCCTCCATACTTTGTGGCAGGGGCTATCTTCTCCGGATTTGCCATGGTGAACACGCTTTTGATCATTATGCGTAAAGTGTGTCATCTAGAAGCTTATATAACCGTTCAGCATATTGAATTGATGAACATCGTAATCATGATTACAGGTTCTATCGTAGGTTGTGCTTATATTACAGAGCTCTTTATGGCTTGGTATTCAGGTGTGGAGTACGAACAATATGCCTTCTTGAACAGGGCTACGGGGCCTTACTGGTGGGCCTACTGGTCAATGATGACTTGTAACGTGTTCTCCCCACAGTTCATGTGGTTCAAAAAATTACGTACCAGTATCATGTTCTCTTTCTTTATATCTATTGTCGTGAACATAGGTATGTGGTTCGAACGTTTCGTGATCATCGTTACATCTTTGCATAGGGATTACCTTCCATCATCTTGGACGATGTTCTCTCCTACCTTTGTCGATATCGGTATCTTCGTGGGTACGATAGGGTTCTTCTTCGTATTGTTCCTGCTTTATGCTAGAACGTTCCCCGTGATTGCACAGGCAGAAGTAAAATCTATTTTGAAATCCTCAGGCCAACGTTACAAAGATCTTAGGGATGCAGGTAAGCCATTGTATCAGATAAAAAAGATGGATGCCTCAAAAATAAAGGAAGCTGTTATTACGGATGATGTGTTGATGGGAGAGGTTGTTCCTCAAAAAGATGCTAGTGAGAGCGTATCCGAGCTTTTGAGTACTATCGGTACTTTCGATGCGACCAAGGAAACGGCTGACGACCTTAAGCAAATTAAGGGTGTTGGACCTCAAATGGAAGCTACCCTTAATGAAATCGGTATCTTCACTTTTGCCCAGGTGGCAAGAATGACCGCTAAGGAATACGATTTGTTGGATTCAATTACCGAATCTTTCCCAGGTAGGGCACAACGAGACGATTGGGCCGGACAGGCAAAATTATTAAATAACAAGAAACAGTAA
- a CDS encoding DUF3341 domain-containing protein, giving the protein MASKAIHAYYDDDDVLMLAVKKVKAAKHHIEEVYCPFPVHGLDKAMGLAPTRIAITSFLYGCVGLTVATLMMNYIMIEDWPQDIGGKPSFSYLENMPAFVPIMFELTVFFAAHLMVITFYLRSRLWPFKDAENPDPRTTDDHFLMEIDIHDNEKELRDLLLDTGAVEINIVEKNSH; this is encoded by the coding sequence ATGGCATCTAAAGCGATACACGCATATTATGACGATGATGATGTGCTAATGCTTGCCGTTAAGAAGGTAAAAGCAGCCAAGCATCACATTGAAGAGGTATATTGCCCATTTCCGGTTCACGGTTTAGACAAGGCTATGGGGCTTGCCCCTACGCGTATAGCCATTACATCGTTTCTTTACGGTTGTGTTGGTTTGACAGTGGCAACTTTGATGATGAATTACATTATGATCGAAGATTGGCCCCAAGATATTGGAGGTAAGCCTAGTTTTAGCTATCTAGAGAATATGCCGGCTTTTGTACCGATTATGTTCGAGCTTACCGTATTCTTTGCAGCTCACTTAATGGTTATCACGTTTTACCTAAGAAGCCGGTTGTGGCCTTTTAAAGATGCTGAGAATCCTGATCCGCGTACTACCGATGACCATTTTTTAATGGAGATCGATATACACGATAACGAAAAAGAATTGAGAGATCTGTTGTTGGATACAGGGGCAGTCGAAATAAATATAGTGGAAAAAAACAGTCATTAA